In the genome of Populus trichocarpa isolate Nisqually-1 chromosome 6, P.trichocarpa_v4.1, whole genome shotgun sequence, one region contains:
- the LOC7495719 gene encoding pentatricopeptide repeat-containing protein At2g30780 translates to MSSTVNSTGTAKYKYFGNLNLRNNVETMALVLRGVPSLAKRGSRIPQIIQLLFPIPFQAQHSFSTASSSDPLLSKLLQTPTSKIIITLDSDHSFNLKSSQLSWDPLITNLRSSSPEKAHLVLEWRLGRMLDDNEIDHDEYSSLISLCGKIQNVSLAMHVFASMEARGIKPTTSVFNSLLYACLLSSNVITALSLFEIMENSESYKPNSETYDKFVAGFSNLRDVNKMQAWFVGKRAAGFSASLQNYECLISGCVKARDFDTADRLYEEMMSLGIMPSLHIMEWVLEGHCKRGSCDKVKEFLNFLLECKFEINGNMIENVVRLYSELGKVDEMEMLLEMLMEFNQVGEALLQLHCGIIRFYAMLDKLDDVEFSVGRMMSQGMSFKSPSDVEKVISSYFRQEAYERLDLFLEHIKSYYKLTRSTYDLLVAGYRRVGLMEKLNLLMEDMKLAGV, encoded by the exons ATGTCGTCTACTGTTAACTCTACTGGGACTGCAAAATACAAGTACTTTGGCAACTTGAACCTGAGAAATAATGTAGAAACCATGGCGTTGGTACTCAGGGGAGTTCCATCATTAGCTAAACGAGGTTCAAGAATCCctcaaattattcaattattatttccaATTCCATTCCAAGCCCAGCACTCCTTTTCCACCGCTTCTTCTTCTGATCCTCTTCTTTCAAAGTTGCTTCAAACACCAACCTCCAAAATCATAATTACACTTGATTCAGACCACAGTTTTAATCTCAAAAGTTCTCAACTTTCATGGGATCCTCTCATTACCAATCTCAGATCTTCCTCTCCTGAGAAAGCACACTTG GTTTTAGAATGGAGATTGGGGAGAATGCTTGATGATAATGAGATAGATCATGATGAATACTCCAGTTTAATATCTCTTTGTGGAAAGATTCAAAATGTGTCGCTTGCAATGCACGTGTTTGCTTCGATGGAGGCTCGTGGAATTAAACCCACAACTTCAGTTTTCAATTCTCTTTTATATGCTTGCTTGTTATCAAGCAATGTGATAACAGCTCTTAGCTTGTTCGAGATAATGGAGAATTCCGAGAGCTATAAACCTAATTCTGAAACTTATGACAAGTTTGTAGCAGGGTTTTCGAATTTAAGAGATGTTAATAAAATGCAAGCATGGTTTGTGGGGAAAAGGGCTGCTGGTTTCTCTGCTAGTTTACAAAACTATGAGTGTCTTATTTCTGGTTGTGTTAAGGCTAGAGATTTTGATACTGCTGATAGACTATATGAAGAGATGATGTCCTTGGGAATTATGCCTAGTTTACACATAATGGAATGGGTGCTGGAAGGGCATTGCAAACGGGGAAGCTGTGATAAAGTTaaagagtttttaaattttttgctgGAATGTAAGTTTGAGATCAATGGGAATATGATTGAAAATGTTGTCAGGCTGTATTCTGAGCTTGGGAAAGTGGATGAAATGGAGATGCTACTCGAAATGTTAATGGAGTTCAATCAGGTTGGTGAAGCATTATTGCAGCTGCACTGTGGGATTATAAGATTCTACGCCATGCTGGATAAGTTGGATGATGTTGAATTCTCTGTTGGGAGGATGATGAGTCAGGGGATGTCATTTAAAAGTCCAAGTGATGTTGAGAAGGTTATCTCTTCCTACTTCAGGCAAGAGGCTTATGAGAGGCTAGACTTGTTTCTGGAACATATTAAGAGCTACTATAAGCTCACTAGATCAACTTATGATTTGTTAGTTGCTGGTTACAGAAGAGTTGGATTGATGGAGAAATTGAATTTACTGATGGAGGATATGAAATTGGCAGGAGTATAG